The DNA segment ATTTATTTAATGTATGTTAAATTTCAGTTCCACCGTGAACCGCCGGGGAAAGGACAGGTATTTTGAAGGATTCTTGCCCGGAATGCACACCAGGCTCCGCTGTGGAGGCAGGTTGTTTGAGAAATGCAGGCAGGGCAGTTGAGACATGCATTCATCCTCCGTTTAAAAAGTTCATCGCTGGATGTTATGCCGTCTTTGAACGGAAGATTTTTTGCATTTTGGATAATCTGTTCTGGTGAGATCTCTGAAAGGGAAGCTTTTATTTCACACTGCGGACAGATTTTATTTAATTCCACTTTTGTATCAGACCTTTATTGTAATGGCTGCAACACTGTGGGCCGGCATTGTTATTTTTACCGTATCACAGGCTGTAATTTCCGCCGTAAGGCTTTTTTCCGTAACGTTATCAGGCATTTCAAAAGTATTTATTGAATTCATTGCATTGCCGGAAAGAACCGTTGCCTCTGCGGAATTAATGTTTCTTCCAAGATGAGCCATTGTTACCTCAATTTCTTTTGAAGAGTCGGAATCTGCATTTGCCAGCGTAACAAGGTAAAGGTCTTTTGAGCATTTTTCACAGTGCTTTACTGAGGCTGACACGCTTAATGACGGAACTGCAAGATTTTTTTCCGGATCTCCGCAGCTGGAACAGGCTGCTGAAGTCTGAAGAAGGATAGCATCCTGATGACCTTTGTACATATGGAGTACATACCAGGTCGGAGTCAGAAGTGTTCTGTCTCCTTCCGTAAGGACAGGGGACTGAAGGACGTTTACTGCCTGTGCAAGGTTTGCCATTCGTATCCTGTCAGAATGGTTGTTGAATATATTCAGGGTTATAGCAGCTGTAACGGCATCCCTGACAGAATTCTGCTGGTAGAGGAAGCCTGGATTTGTTCCGGGTTCTACCTGGTGCCAGCAGCCCCATTCATCTACAACAAGGGCAACTTTTTTTTCAGGATCGTATTTATCCATTATTTCACTGTGACGGCGGACAAGTTCTTCCATACGGTATGCGTTTTTTACAGTACGGTACCAGCCGTCCGTATCAAATTCCGTAGAAGAGCGTTTGTCTCCCCAGTGATATTCGTACGTGTAATAGTGCAGTGAAAGTCCGTTCATAAGCCAGTGGGCATTTTTCATGAGGACATCTGTCCAGTTATAGTCATCTACATTTGGACCGCCGGCAATTTTCTGTATTTTTTCTTTTCCGTACTGGCGGACAAAGGTCTGGTATCTTCTGTATAGATCCGCATAGTATTCAGGGCGCATGTTTCCGCCGCAGCCCCAGTTTTCATTTCCGACACCGAAAAATGGAATTCTCCAGGCTTTTTCATGTCCGTTTGCCTTTCTGAGGTTTGCCATGGGACTTTCGCCTTCAAAGGTCATGTATTCAATCCATTCATCCATTTCCTGAACTGAACCGGAACCTACGTTTCCGCAGATGTAAGGTTCACATCCCAGTTCATCGCACAGCCCCAGAAATTCATGGGTTCCGAAGGAATTGTCTTCCACCACACCGCCCCAGTTTGTATTTATCATGCGTTTTCTGTTTTCTTTAGGTCCGATTCCGTCTTTCCAGTGGTATTCGTCGGCAAAACAGCCTCCCGGCCAGCGTAAATTAGGGATGTTAAGCTTTTTGAATGCTTCTACTACGGCTTTGTTGTAACCGTGAATGTTTGGAATCTGAGAATTTTTTCCTACCCAGAAGCCGCCGTAAATGCACCGCCCCAGGTGTTCTGCAAAATGACCGTAAATGTGCCGGCTTATTTTTGATTTTTTATATCCTGCATCAACAATAATTTTTTCTGTCATATCGTCCTCTGTTTAAGTGATTGTTTCAAAAAAAAAGGTTCCGCTGTGCTTAAGAGCATAAAACTTTTAAGCATGACGGAACCATCTGTCAGACAAGTTAGTCCTTATTTGTAAAGAGCAACACCGTCACCGGATTCACAGGCAAAGAATCCTGCTGCGTATCCGACAACTTTTGTGTACTCTTTCTGAACGTTTTCGATGAATGAATCAACTTTGTCTTTATGAACAAGAGCGATTGCACAGCCGCCGAAACCTGCACCTGTCATGCGGGCTCCGAGACATCCGTCCTGTTTCTGGGAAGTTTCTGCAAGAGTATCAAGCTCGATACCGGTAACTTCATAATCTTCCTTAAGGGATTTGTGGCTTGCGTTAAGAAGAGCGCCGAGTTTTACAAGATCTCCTGCCTTAAGGGCAGCAACTGCATCCAGAACCCTCTGGTTTTCGTAAACACAGTGCTTTGCTCTTTTAAGAAGAACTTCATCTTTTACAGCCCCTTTTACTTCTTCCCATTTTGCAGGAGTAAGTTCACACAGAGCCTTGATGGAACATCCGCTGTCCTGAAGAAGTTTAAGTGCTTCCTCGCACTGTGAGCGGCGTTCATTGTATTTTGAATCTGCAAGACGGCGAACTTTATTTGTATTCATTACAACAAAGCGGTAGTCTCCCAGTTCGAGAGGGGCATATTCATAATCAAGAGTAGCACAGTCAAGCATTTCTGCAGTGTTCTTTTTGCCGGTTGCTATGATGAACTGATCCATGATTCCGCAGTTAACGCCCATAAAATTGTGTTCACTCATCTGACCGAGTTTTGCAATTGTCACGCGGTCAATATTGAAGCCGAAAGTTTCAGAAACGGCATAGGCAAATCCGCATTCCAGAGCAGAAGAGGAAGAAATACCGCCGCCTGCAGGAACGTTTGAAACCATAAGGATTTCAAAACCGCAGTCAAATTTATGACCGGCAGCTTTAAGCTGAGAAAGAATTCCGTTCAGATAGTTTGCATAGTCATTTTTTTTGTCAAAAACAAAATTGTCGTTTATATCAAATTCAAAAGTTCCAGGGAAGCGAACATCATTATAGATAACTTTTGAATCCTGACGCTTGCGGATTGCAACATAGAGATATTTATTAATTGCAGCAGGAAAAACCTTTCCTCCGTTGTAGTCAATATGTTCACCGATAATGTTGATTCTTGCCGGTGATGAATAAATCCTTACGTCTTCTGCTTTTCCGCCGTAAAGTTTTACAAATTCCGGAATAAGATCATCCGGATTGTAGGTTGTTGAAGTCAATGAATTCATGACACTCTCCCTATTTATGAAAAGGTTTTCAGAGCTTTATAAGCTGCTACCATTCTAGCGAAACGCATTTTTGAATTCAAGACGGTTATTCAGCCTGATAGAATAATTTTGAAATACTCCTATTATATAGAAGAAATTTATCATATTTAAATTTTTGGTTTTGATGGCAATAATATTTCTTCCTGCAGCTTTTTTATTGGTATATTGTTGGAATGAATGTAACGATAAAAGCATTGGACGAGAATTCAGGAAAAGAACCTCAGGTTTCCGTAAGTTTTTCCGGAAGATTTGACAACAAAGTGCTGAATGCAGTTAGGACTGTTCCCGGCAGAAAATGGAATCAGGAAAAACGTATCTGGATTTTTAATGACTGTCAGGAAAATCTGAACATCTTTCTGGAAGCTCTCTATGAAACAGGATTGTTTAATCTTGAAAACACCGGATCAAAAAAGGAAACTTCAGCTGCTCCAGAAGGGCAGGAAGTAAAAACGAAACTTGAAAAAATGCATTCCCTGCTTAAGGCCAGGCATTACAGTATAAGAACTCAGGAACGGTACTTAAGATGGGTAAAGATGTTTTTGAATTCTGAATTTTCGAATATCGGGGAAGAAAACTGTATAAACAATTTTTTAACTTTTCTTGCCGTAAAAAAGAGAGTCAGTGCTTCTACCCAAAACCAGGCGCTTGCAGCTCTTCTCTTTTATTTTAGATTTGTACTGGGAATTGAGCCGGAAGAAAAAAATCCTGCTGTCCGTGCAAAAAAGCCTGTAAGGCTTCCTGTGGTTTTCAGCAGAAGTGAAGTAAATGCGGTTATCTCAAACCTTACAGGAGGAAAGCGTCTTGCCGCAGAACTGATGTATGGAACCGGAATGCGTCTTGGAGAAGCCTTAGCTTTGCGCATACTTGATATTGATTTCGGCCTGAATCAAATTACCATACGAAGAGGAAAGGGCGATAAAGACCGTATCGTAATGCTGCCTCAAAAACTGATAGAACCTCTTAAACAGCAGATTATAAAAGTCAGAAAACTTCATGACGAAGATCTGGCCTCCGGATGGGGTTGTGTAAAACTTCCGGAATCCATGTCGCTTAAATATCCTGACGGCTCTCGTGACCTTAAATGGCAGTGGCTTTTTCCGCAGAAAAACCGATGGATTAATCCAGTTACAGGAGAGCAGGGGCGTTATCATCTTGATGAATCCCTTATGCAACGGGCTGTTAAAAATGCTGTTCTTGCTTCCGGGATCAATAAAAATGCCAGCTGTCACACTTTCAGACATAGTTTTGCAACTCACCTCTTAGAAAACGGTTATGATATCCGGACTGTACAGGAACTTCTCGGACACTCTGACGTAAGTACGACAATGATTTATACCCATGTGTTGAATAAAGGCCCTTCCGGAATTATAAGTCCCCTTGACCGCATGTAGAATCATTTGGGCTTCGGACAGGATTGTTGATGCTTGTATGTAGAAATGATCGCTGGGGTGGGTTTATAAACTGTGTATGCTCGGGGGTGGATATGTGGGATACCGCTGGGGTTACACGGATAGGGAGAAATAACTGGGGCTCGTGGGCTTACACGGATAGTTGTAAAATGTTGTTTTGGTTTAGAATTCGTGGTATTCTGTGTAGGTTGTTATATTTTACACTGCAGTTTTTTTGCAGAATAAAGATTATACAGCTATATGGAGAATTTATGTTACGTGGACGCCCGCACTGGGGCGCATTTGGAGAAAGAATATGAAAAAGACCTATATTATATATTTGTTGCTTTTAATCTTTCTTTATTCTTCTTTATCAGCACAAAATTATTTTACAATTGGAGCTAACATTGATTTAGGATTTAATTGTGATGAAGAAGTTATTGATGAAACTGGTTTAATAATTCCAAAACCAAGCATATTTTTAGATTTCAACATATTTAATGAAAATAAAAAAATTGGATTTCATTTTGATGGAAACATTCTTTTTTCCCATAGTGAGGAAACGCTGGATTTAGGATTTGGCTCTTTACTTGGCCCTTCCTTTCTTTTACTTTTAGGAAAAGAAAACGGTTTTATTGTTTCGCCTGGATTATCATTTGGCTTTTTTCTTGGAGGAACTTCAGATGAAAAAACTGATAAAGAAACCACTTTTGGACAAGCATATGTAGGGTTAGGAACAAAAATTAATTATTTTTTTAACTCCGGATTCAGTATTGGCCTTAATTTAAATTATTATCCATTTATGTATATATATAATTCTACCAAAGAAAATGAAGTATTAAAAAAAATTGAAAAAAGAGAAAACAGTTTTTCAATTGGAATAAGTATTGGTTATACAGATTATTTTTAGTACGGCGGGATAAGCCCATCTTTTTATAGACAAAACAATATAAGCTGTGGTAAAATAATCCCACAAGGAGGATAAAATGCCACGAATTGTTCCAATAAGGGATTTGAAGAATACAACAGCAATATCTACACTTTGCCATGAAGATGAAGAGCCTATTTTTGTAACAAAAAATGGTTATGGTGACATGGTACTTATGAGTATGGAAACATATGAAAAAAGTCTTTTTCTTGCAAATGTATACGGCAAACTTGAAGAAGCTAAAGATGATATGAGAAACGGTAGATACTCTTCCGTTGAAGATGCAATTTCCAGAATCAGAGAAAAACATGACTTATAATGTTCGAATCATGGAAAAAGCAGAAGAAGATTTGTCGGAAATTGTAGATTACATTTCAGATACGCTAAAAAATCAAAAAGCTGCAGATAATCTTCTTGT comes from the Treponema rectale genome and includes:
- a CDS encoding alpha-N-arabinofuranosidase; protein product: MTEKIIVDAGYKKSKISRHIYGHFAEHLGRCIYGGFWVGKNSQIPNIHGYNKAVVEAFKKLNIPNLRWPGGCFADEYHWKDGIGPKENRKRMINTNWGGVVEDNSFGTHEFLGLCDELGCEPYICGNVGSGSVQEMDEWIEYMTFEGESPMANLRKANGHEKAWRIPFFGVGNENWGCGGNMRPEYYADLYRRYQTFVRQYGKEKIQKIAGGPNVDDYNWTDVLMKNAHWLMNGLSLHYYTYEYHWGDKRSSTEFDTDGWYRTVKNAYRMEELVRRHSEIMDKYDPEKKVALVVDEWGCWHQVEPGTNPGFLYQQNSVRDAVTAAITLNIFNNHSDRIRMANLAQAVNVLQSPVLTEGDRTLLTPTWYVLHMYKGHQDAILLQTSAACSSCGDPEKNLAVPSLSVSASVKHCEKCSKDLYLVTLANADSDSSKEIEVTMAHLGRNINSAEATVLSGNAMNSINTFEMPDNVTEKSLTAEITACDTVKITMPAHSVAAITIKV
- a CDS encoding integron integrase, which codes for MNVTIKALDENSGKEPQVSVSFSGRFDNKVLNAVRTVPGRKWNQEKRIWIFNDCQENLNIFLEALYETGLFNLENTGSKKETSAAPEGQEVKTKLEKMHSLLKARHYSIRTQERYLRWVKMFLNSEFSNIGEENCINNFLTFLAVKKRVSASTQNQALAALLFYFRFVLGIEPEEKNPAVRAKKPVRLPVVFSRSEVNAVISNLTGGKRLAAELMYGTGMRLGEALALRILDIDFGLNQITIRRGKGDKDRIVMLPQKLIEPLKQQIIKVRKLHDEDLASGWGCVKLPESMSLKYPDGSRDLKWQWLFPQKNRWINPVTGEQGRYHLDESLMQRAVKNAVLASGINKNASCHTFRHSFATHLLENGYDIRTVQELLGHSDVSTTMIYTHVLNKGPSGIISPLDRM
- a CDS encoding galactokinase, giving the protein MNSLTSTTYNPDDLIPEFVKLYGGKAEDVRIYSSPARINIIGEHIDYNGGKVFPAAINKYLYVAIRKRQDSKVIYNDVRFPGTFEFDINDNFVFDKKNDYANYLNGILSQLKAAGHKFDCGFEILMVSNVPAGGGISSSSALECGFAYAVSETFGFNIDRVTIAKLGQMSEHNFMGVNCGIMDQFIIATGKKNTAEMLDCATLDYEYAPLELGDYRFVVMNTNKVRRLADSKYNERRSQCEEALKLLQDSGCSIKALCELTPAKWEEVKGAVKDEVLLKRAKHCVYENQRVLDAVAALKAGDLVKLGALLNASHKSLKEDYEVTGIELDTLAETSQKQDGCLGARMTGAGFGGCAIALVHKDKVDSFIENVQKEYTKVVGYAAGFFACESGDGVALYK
- a CDS encoding type II toxin-antitoxin system Phd/YefM family antitoxin, which codes for MPRIVPIRDLKNTTAISTLCHEDEEPIFVTKNGYGDMVLMSMETYEKSLFLANVYGKLEEAKDDMRNGRYSSVEDAISRIREKHDL